CTCCATCGTCGGCCCGATCAGTGTGGCGCACGCGATCAGGCCGGGAGTACCTGCGACTGGGACCTTTCGACCACGACGGACGACCTTCCTCGCGTCATCGAGGAAGAGGCGGGTGATGCCGATGCCGTCCTCAACCTGCGGGAAGCCGTCGTAGTGCCGCGTCGATGGCACCTTGCTTTCGCTCATCAGATAGAACTCGTCGCCGAGATGGAAGAACGTCTCGCCGCGTGTCTTGCGGAAATGTTTCTGCCAGCGCTCAGCCTGGGCAATGACACCGCGTGCCTCTTCCGGCGCATAGCGCCGCATCTCCAGCATCGCACCTGGAAGCGTGCGGTTGCAGGGACGCGAGACGCGCACGCGCATCTTCTGGCGCTCGAAGCCGAACTTCGTCAGGCCAACTGGTACGCCAGCGATGGACTTCAGATGCTCACCGCAGTTGGACAGATCGGTTAGCGAGCGCTCCAACTCGGGGCCGTCGTTGACGCCCGGGCAGAGGACGAACTGGACGTGGTAGTCGATCCGGGCACGCTCCAGTCGGGCGAGGTGCTCCATGATCAGCGCCCCCTTGGGGTTGCCGACCAGTTGGGCGCGTAGTTCAGGGTTGGTGGCATGGACGGAGACGTGCATCGGGCCGAGGCGCTGTTCTTCAATCCGCTGCCAGTCGTCCTCGGTCAGGTTGGTCAGTGTGACGAAGCTGCCGTGCAACATCGACTGTCGATAGTCGTCGTCCATGACATAGAGGCTGCGGCGCATGCCCTTTGGGATCTGCTTGATAAAGCAGAACGGGCAGGCATTCTCGCAGACATGGATACCGTCCATCGTCGGGTCGGAGAACGTAATACCCCAGATCTCATCGACGTCACGCTCGACCTCGCACTGATGGATATCGCCATCGCGCTCAATTTCGAGGATGACCTCTTCCTCGGCGGCGTAGTACTGGAAGTCGAGGATATCGCGCAATGGCCGACCATTAACCTTCAGGATGCGGTCGCCCGGCTCGATGCCGATTTCTTCAGCAAGCGATCCGGGTGCGACGTGCTGCACTTCGCCGGGGCGATCCGGCGCGAGTGCAGTCCGGCGCATAAAGTCTGGCCGCGTAATATCCTGAATCCGTACAACCACGCTCGCTAGCCTACTTCCTCATGAGTTCGTGCTGACCAGGCTCGCTGCATCAGGGTTCCGGCCGCGACGATTGCTGCTGTTTCAGAACGTAAGATGAATGCACCAAGTGTTACCGGCTGGGCACGTGCCCGAAGAAGCATCTGCTCAGCGTCACTCCAGCCACCTTCGGGTCCGATCAATATGGTTGTGCGCTCTGCGAATGCGACATCAGCAATGGGCGTTGAAACCTCGGCTGAACGCTCCAGAAGTGCAAACACTGATTTTTCGGTGCGATCGGCGAGCATGTCCTCAATGCTGACTGGCCGATCAATGTGTGGCACCATCGTGCGCTCGGATTGCTCGGTCGCTTCGATCGCGATGCGCCGAAGCCGAGCAGCTCGCCGCTCCCAGTCGCGATCAACAGCGTAGGATACCACGCAATGTTGGGCGGCTAGCGGAATGATGCTGCTCACCCCGACCTCAGTCAGCTTCTGGACAGCCAGATCGAAGCGTTCACCCCTGAGGAGTGCGAGCCCGACGGTCAGGTGAATTGGCGGTCTGGAGACCTCGTCGCGAAGTGACTCGATCTCGACGGTGACTTCGCTGCGCTCGACTGAACTGATGCGTCCGTCGGCAACGCGACCGGCACCATCGCATATTTCCAGCGGATCACCAACGCGCAAGCGCAGGACGCTGCGTGCCTGGCGGCCCTGCTCCGAAGACAGGGCGATATGACTCCCTGCGGCGAGCGGCTGCTCAACGATGAAGCGATGGCGGCGCATGGTGCGATCAGCGACGTTCGAGGAGCAGCGCCACCCAGTCACCCGCCTGCTTGCGCGCCTTGACGGTGATACCGAGCGGTTCGAATGCATCGACCACCAGCTGCTCGCGCTCTTCAATAATGCCGCTGGCGATCAGCAGACCGCCCGGAGCGACATGTTGCGCGATCGACGCCGCGTTGTCGGCCAGGATGCGGGCGATGAGATTGCCGAAGACGATCGGGAACGTCACATCGCCAAGCCAGGCCTGATCGATCGGCGCTGCGACGACCGAGATGCGATCCTCCATGTCGTTCAGCCGGACATTTTCGGCCAAAGCACGCGCGGCGACCGGATCGATCTCGACGGCGACGGCGCTGGCTGCGCCGGCGCGCAACGCGCCGATGGCAAGAATGCCTGAGCCTGCTCCGATGTCGAGGACGGCGAGACCGTCGAGGTCAACTTCTTCGGCGAACAGCATGCACATCTCAGTCGATGGATGCAGGCCGGTGCCGAACGCCATGCCCGGATCAAGGTGAATGACTCGGTCGCCTTCGCGTGGCTCGTATTCGCGCCAGGTCGGCCTCACGACGAACGATTTCCCGATGCGCAGAATCTGGAAATGCTCTTTCCAGGCATTGGCCCAGTCTTCTTCTTCACGCTCAGCGAAGGTCGGTTCCCCAACGCCACCGATTTGCTGGAAATGCCAGATGGCGCGGGTCAGCGCGTCCTTCTGCTGCTCGGTGCGCTCGTCGACCGGCAACCAGGTGCGGACGAGGACGGGGCGAGTTGGGTCGATCTCGAGATTGTCGCCATCGTCGTCCTGTTTGTATGGCTCCTCGATGACGACACCTTCGTTGTAGCCGAAGGTGGACAGCAGCTCGCAGACCGATTCGACAGACTCGGCGTTCGCCGGGACAGTGACTTCTACCCAGCGCTGAGTTGACTCAGACACGGTGCTGGCCATTCTCGCGGTTCGAACGCAAATCGATATCCGACGAATCGCCGACGTTGACACGCAACGGCTCACCGCGAACGATCGCGTCGCGACCAACGATCGATCGCGTCAACATCGCTGAATCGATCGTCGCGCCAGCGTCGACAATCGAGTCGCGCACAATCGCGTTCTCGATGACGACGTTATCGCCAATGCTGACATTCGGTCCGATGACCGAACCGGCGACCGTGGCCGTTTCGGAGATGAACACTGGCGGGAAGAACACGGAGTCGGGCGTCGAGTGTGTGGTGTGCGACCTGGCGAGCAGGAAGCGGTTCGTATCGAGCAGCGCGTCCGGGGTGCCGCAGTCCTCCCAGACCGTTGCCGGCAGCGTCGTCATCCGCGCACCGTCATCAATCATGAGCTGGACGGCATCGGCCAGGTAGAACTCACCCTTGGTCTGGATGCAGTCGGCCATCTGGCGGTCGATCGCCTGAAACAGATCGCGGATTTCGCGCATGTAGTAGATGCCCATGATGGCGAGGTTGCTCTCGGGTTCTTGTGGCTTCTCGATGAGCTGCGTGGCCCAGCCGTTGTCGAGCATTGCGATGCCGAAGCGGCGAGGGTCATCAACTTCCTTGACGAAGATCGCGCCATCGGCGTCGAGGTTGCTCAAAGCGGTGAGTGGCGCTTCAAAGATCATGTCTGGGAAGACGATGAGCGTTGGTCCAGCGATCTGGCCGCGAGCCTGGATGATCGCGTGTGACTGGCCAAGCGGCTCGTCCTGCTTCACGAACACTGAATCGAACGCGTAGTTATCGCGAACGTACTCCTCGATCTGCTCGCCAAGAAAACCGGTCACAAAGACGGCACGATCGATCTCGACTGAGCTGAGCGTATCGAGCACGTGGCCGAGAACGGGCTTCCCCGCGACACTGACAAGCGGCTTCGGACGGCTCCACGTTTGTGGGCGAAGCCGGGTGCCGAGGCCGCCGACGGGGATGATGATATTCAT
The DNA window shown above is from Thermomicrobiales bacterium and carries:
- a CDS encoding DUF512 domain-containing protein codes for the protein MRRTALAPDRPGEVQHVAPGSLAEEIGIEPGDRILKVNGRPLRDILDFQYYAAEEEVILEIERDGDIHQCEVERDVDEIWGITFSDPTMDGIHVCENACPFCFIKQIPKGMRRSLYVMDDDYRQSMLHGSFVTLTNLTEDDWQRIEEQRLGPMHVSVHATNPELRAQLVGNPKGALIMEHLARLERARIDYHVQFVLCPGVNDGPELERSLTDLSNCGEHLKSIAGVPVGLTKFGFERQKMRVRVSRPCNRTLPGAMLEMRRYAPEEARGVIAQAERWQKHFRKTRGETFFHLGDEFYLMSESKVPSTRHYDGFPQVEDGIGITRLFLDDARKVVRRGRKVPVAGTPGLIACATLIGPTMEREVAAVNAATGTEIDVAVVVNKFFGPEINVSGLLSGQDLVSTLADRPGDSTVYISTTMISRRTGTLLDDMTIEDLQTALGRRVVPAEHLSDVLADMRTSATVAA
- a CDS encoding 16S rRNA (uracil(1498)-N(3))-methyltransferase, translating into MTGWRCSSNVADRTMRRHRFIVEQPLAAGSHIALSSEQGRQARSVLRLRVGDPLEICDGAGRVADGRISSVERSEVTVEIESLRDEVSRPPIHLTVGLALLRGERFDLAVQKLTEVGVSSIIPLAAQHCVVSYAVDRDWERRAARLRRIAIEATEQSERTMVPHIDRPVSIEDMLADRTEKSVFALLERSAEVSTPIADVAFAERTTILIGPEGGWSDAEQMLLRARAQPVTLGAFILRSETAAIVAAGTLMQRAWSARTHEEVG
- the prmA gene encoding 50S ribosomal protein L11 methyltransferase, which encodes MSESTQRWVEVTVPANAESVESVCELLSTFGYNEGVVIEEPYKQDDDGDNLEIDPTRPVLVRTWLPVDERTEQQKDALTRAIWHFQQIGGVGEPTFAEREEEDWANAWKEHFQILRIGKSFVVRPTWREYEPREGDRVIHLDPGMAFGTGLHPSTEMCMLFAEEVDLDGLAVLDIGAGSGILAIGALRAGAASAVAVEIDPVAARALAENVRLNDMEDRISVVAAPIDQAWLGDVTFPIVFGNLIARILADNAASIAQHVAPGGLLIASGIIEEREQLVVDAFEPLGITVKARKQAGDWVALLLERR
- a CDS encoding sugar phosphate nucleotidyltransferase is translated as MNIIIPVGGLGTRLRPQTWSRPKPLVSVAGKPVLGHVLDTLSSVEIDRAVFVTGFLGEQIEEYVRDNYAFDSVFVKQDEPLGQSHAIIQARGQIAGPTLIVFPDMIFEAPLTALSNLDADGAIFVKEVDDPRRFGIAMLDNGWATQLIEKPQEPESNLAIMGIYYMREIRDLFQAIDRQMADCIQTKGEFYLADAVQLMIDDGARMTTLPATVWEDCGTPDALLDTNRFLLARSHTTHSTPDSVFFPPVFISETATVAGSVIGPNVSIGDNVVIENAIVRDSIVDAGATIDSAMLTRSIVGRDAIVRGEPLRVNVGDSSDIDLRSNRENGQHRV